A single genomic interval of Mycolicibacterium sp. MU0053 harbors:
- a CDS encoding GNAT family N-acetyltransferase translates to MTESVPRLVTPNGLPTVSSAALPVLPRELTEIPDEVREVPPPATPVIGEPYAIRVADPVADAAMISEWMNRPHLAEAWEYDWPEERWRGYLRAQLAGTYSRPLVCARHGADLGYIEVYRAAQDSIAPRYDADPHDLGLHAAIADLRIVNRGFGPLLLPRLTKSLFELEPQCRRIMFDPDHRNSGARRLCEFAGCEFLGEHEMANRRMALYALHRPA, encoded by the coding sequence ATGACTGAGTCAGTTCCGCGGCTGGTTACGCCCAACGGATTGCCCACCGTTTCCTCGGCAGCGCTTCCCGTGCTACCCCGGGAATTGACCGAGATTCCCGACGAGGTGCGCGAGGTACCGCCGCCGGCGACGCCGGTGATCGGCGAGCCCTACGCGATCCGGGTGGCCGATCCGGTGGCTGATGCCGCGATGATTTCGGAGTGGATGAACCGTCCGCACCTGGCCGAGGCCTGGGAGTACGACTGGCCCGAGGAGCGCTGGCGCGGGTACCTGCGCGCGCAGCTTGCCGGCACCTACTCCCGGCCCCTGGTGTGCGCGCGGCACGGTGCGGACCTCGGCTATATCGAGGTGTATCGGGCCGCCCAGGATTCGATCGCCCCGCGCTATGACGCCGACCCCCACGACCTGGGTCTGCACGCCGCCATCGCCGACCTTCGGATTGTCAACCGCGGGTTCGGTCCACTGCTGCTTCCGCGGCTCACCAAGAGCCTGTTCGAACTCGAACCGCAGTGCCGCAGAATCATGTTCGACCCGGATCACCGCAACTCCGGTGCCCGGCGCCTGTGCGAGTTCGCCGGCTGTGAGTTCCTCGGTGAG
- a CDS encoding cupin domain-containing protein, translating into MESISLNSVADAQLEAARSARAGRSAHTVRGGHEHSLRETVIALLAGQELAEHESPGEATLQVLRGKVRLLAGDESCECATGDFVVIPPVRHSLEAVEDSAVLLTVLTGKKA; encoded by the coding sequence GTGGAATCAATATCGCTGAATTCGGTCGCTGATGCGCAACTGGAGGCCGCCCGGAGCGCGCGCGCCGGGCGCTCGGCGCACACCGTGCGAGGTGGCCACGAGCATTCCCTGCGTGAGACGGTGATCGCCCTGCTGGCCGGCCAGGAACTGGCCGAGCACGAGAGCCCGGGCGAGGCGACCCTGCAGGTGCTGCGCGGCAAGGTGCGACTGCTGGCCGGCGACGAGTCGTGTGAGTGCGCGACGGGCGACTTCGTGGTGATTCCGCCGGTGCGGCATTCGCTGGAGGCGGTAGAGGATTCGGCTGTCCTGCTGACGGTGCTGACAGGGAAGAAGGCCTAA
- a CDS encoding DUF488 domain-containing protein, with protein MRAARVYEAPQPGEGLRVLVDRLWPRGIRKEDPRVGRWCQEVAPSTELRHWYDHDPGKFDEFSARYRDELAHGAAAEALEELHALAKQGPLTLVTATKDLNLSQAFVLTRVLEET; from the coding sequence GTGCGAGCAGCGCGGGTATACGAGGCACCGCAACCCGGTGAGGGGTTGCGAGTGTTGGTGGACAGGCTGTGGCCGCGAGGGATCCGCAAGGAGGACCCCCGAGTGGGCCGCTGGTGCCAGGAAGTGGCCCCGTCGACCGAGCTGCGACACTGGTACGACCACGATCCGGGGAAGTTCGACGAGTTCAGCGCGCGTTATCGCGACGAACTGGCGCACGGCGCGGCGGCCGAGGCCCTCGAAGAACTCCATGCGTTGGCCAAACAGGGACCTTTAACCCTGGTAACGGCGACCAAAGACCTCAATCTCAGCCAGGCGTTCGTGTTGACTCGGGTACTGGAGGAAACATGA
- a CDS encoding LLM class F420-dependent oxidoreductase: MDVGLHALGIGTGAERTVIDAVAGAADRAGFATLWASERVVAVGERASRYPYSDDGVDPVAADTDWLDPFITLSFAAAATTRIGLATGVLVLPEHNPVVVAKQAASLDKLSGGRVALGVGMGWAKEEFDALGVPFEGRAARTAEYVRALRALWRYDVASFQGEYVAFEDVRVNPKPRNRTLPVVLGGNSDAALRHAAAWADGWYGFSLPDVEDAALAASTLRRLARAAGREPGDLRLAVSLRAPMPGDARRLADAGIDELVLVSCPPRDPIEAEAWVGELARQWIGVLN, from the coding sequence ATGGACGTCGGCCTGCACGCACTGGGCATCGGCACGGGCGCGGAGCGCACCGTGATCGACGCGGTGGCCGGCGCGGCGGACCGCGCGGGATTCGCCACGTTGTGGGCCAGCGAACGCGTCGTGGCGGTGGGCGAACGGGCCTCCCGCTACCCCTATTCCGACGACGGGGTGGACCCGGTGGCCGCCGACACCGATTGGCTGGACCCGTTCATCACGCTGAGTTTCGCGGCCGCCGCGACCACTCGCATCGGCTTGGCGACCGGTGTCCTGGTGTTGCCCGAACACAACCCGGTGGTGGTCGCCAAGCAGGCCGCCTCCCTGGACAAACTCTCCGGCGGCCGCGTCGCGCTCGGCGTGGGGATGGGGTGGGCCAAGGAGGAATTCGACGCGCTCGGAGTCCCGTTCGAGGGGCGTGCGGCGCGGACCGCGGAATACGTGCGGGCGTTGCGGGCGCTGTGGCGCTACGACGTGGCCTCGTTCCAGGGTGAGTACGTCGCGTTCGAGGACGTCCGGGTCAACCCGAAGCCGCGCAACCGCACGCTGCCGGTGGTGCTGGGCGGCAACAGCGACGCCGCGCTGCGGCACGCCGCGGCGTGGGCGGATGGCTGGTACGGATTCAGCCTGCCCGATGTGGAGGACGCCGCGTTGGCCGCGTCGACGCTGCGCCGGTTGGCGCGGGCCGCCGGCCGCGAGCCCGGTGACCTCCGGTTGGCGGTGTCCCTGCGCGCACCGATGCCGGGGGACGCCCGCCGGCTGGCCGATGCCGGGATCGACGAACTGGTGTTGGTGTCCTGCCCGCCGCGCGACCCCATCGAGGCCGAGGCGTGGGTCGGCGAGTTGGCCCGGCAGTGGATCGGCGTGCTCAACTGA
- a CDS encoding DUF4189 domain-containing protein, protein MTIAHPTRASWPRVRTIAAGLLAAIALAVGMVANPAPAHAADQFIGLALGYINENPPVTMAGGSAISATQDQAGTGALTNCSGNGGNHCVTQVIAKNECAAAASNDYGEMTGASDPSLGAAQSKAKAKLQSQQGAKVIVSGCADGGTPPPPNEPPPAPKQGPTVSFDPIVGGLVAHITDRSGVASQCTYVTDNLNRSFALGANATYDLRIVPAIPRFRDWTVTITCDNGTSTTVTTFF, encoded by the coding sequence ATGACCATCGCTCACCCCACCCGTGCCAGTTGGCCTCGGGTCCGAACCATCGCCGCCGGCCTGCTGGCCGCGATTGCGCTCGCCGTCGGCATGGTCGCCAACCCGGCACCGGCGCACGCCGCTGACCAATTCATCGGGCTGGCGCTGGGCTACATCAACGAGAATCCCCCGGTGACGATGGCCGGGGGTTCGGCGATCAGCGCCACCCAGGACCAGGCCGGCACCGGCGCGTTGACGAATTGTTCGGGCAACGGCGGCAACCACTGCGTCACGCAGGTCATCGCCAAGAACGAGTGCGCCGCGGCCGCCTCCAACGACTACGGCGAGATGACGGGGGCATCCGACCCGTCGCTCGGCGCCGCCCAGAGCAAGGCCAAAGCCAAGCTGCAAAGCCAGCAGGGCGCGAAGGTCATCGTGTCGGGTTGCGCGGATGGCGGCACCCCGCCGCCGCCGAACGAGCCGCCACCCGCGCCGAAGCAGGGGCCGACGGTGTCGTTCGACCCGATCGTGGGCGGCCTCGTGGCTCACATCACCGACCGCAGCGGAGTGGCGTCGCAGTGCACGTACGTGACGGACAACTTGAACCGCAGCTTCGCGCTAGGCGCCAACGCCACCTACGACCTCAGGATCGTCCCGGCCATCCCGCGTTTCCGGGATTGGACCGTCACGATCACCTGTGACAACGGAACCAGCACGACGGTGACGACGTTCTTCTGA
- a CDS encoding glycoside hydrolase, giving the protein MGRNLLASHRGRLFVLGVSVLVSGGMLYAQGAQPVARVDTAAAIPTAPEAAPSNAPRIVSPAEADLLAASSPVAAARDFQFELPASSVAPEAGLQVRTIWAARAISVMFPEIKTIGGYRQDALQWHPNGLAIDVMIPNHGSDKGIELGNQIAGLALANAERWGVIHVIWRQGYYPGIGAPSWTADYGSETLNHYDHVHIATSGGGYPSGDETYYLGSMEPAPGE; this is encoded by the coding sequence GTGGGCCGCAACCTGTTAGCCAGTCACCGGGGACGTTTGTTCGTCCTCGGCGTCTCGGTGCTCGTCTCGGGCGGCATGCTCTATGCCCAGGGTGCGCAGCCCGTGGCGCGCGTCGACACCGCGGCGGCCATCCCGACCGCGCCGGAAGCCGCGCCCTCGAATGCGCCCCGGATCGTCAGTCCCGCCGAGGCGGACCTGCTGGCGGCCAGCTCGCCCGTCGCCGCGGCCCGCGACTTCCAATTCGAGTTGCCCGCCTCGAGCGTGGCGCCGGAGGCGGGGTTGCAGGTGCGGACCATCTGGGCGGCGCGCGCCATCAGCGTGATGTTCCCCGAGATCAAGACCATCGGCGGGTACCGGCAGGACGCCCTGCAGTGGCATCCGAACGGGTTGGCGATCGACGTGATGATCCCGAACCACGGCTCCGACAAGGGCATCGAACTGGGGAACCAGATCGCGGGCTTGGCGCTGGCCAACGCCGAGCGCTGGGGCGTCATTCACGTGATCTGGCGGCAGGGCTACTACCCGGGCATCGGCGCGCCGAGCTGGACCGCGGACTACGGGTCGGAAACGCTCAACCACTACGACCATGTCCACATCGCCACCAGCGGCGGCGGCTACCCGAGCGGGGACGAGACGTATTACCTCGGCTCGATGGAGCCGGCGCCGGGGGAGTGA
- a CDS encoding maleylpyruvate isomerase family mycothiol-dependent enzyme: protein MSSPRPVLELDKAEVLDGLFASWDDIEQLMANVPEADWQRPSALPGWSVHDVLAHIIGTESMLAGTPTPESGVEVSGLDHVRNPIGELNEHWILALRNESAEAMLTRYREVLAQRRAALRELSEDVWNGVTATPAGPDSYGRFMRIRTFDCWMHEQDIRQAVGRPSSDAELAGPAARLALDEIAASMGFVVGKLGKAPDGSRVAIELTGPMARVIRVAVEGRAAVVDEFNAEPTTVIRLDGLQFTRLCGGRPLCEARSDAIEFDGDAQVGQRVVDNLNYVI, encoded by the coding sequence ATGAGCAGCCCCCGCCCGGTTCTCGAGCTGGACAAAGCCGAAGTCCTCGACGGTCTCTTCGCGTCGTGGGACGACATCGAACAGTTGATGGCCAACGTGCCCGAAGCCGACTGGCAGCGGCCGTCAGCGCTGCCGGGGTGGTCGGTGCACGACGTGCTGGCACACATCATCGGCACCGAGTCGATGCTGGCCGGCACGCCCACCCCGGAGTCCGGCGTCGAGGTGTCCGGGCTCGACCATGTCCGCAACCCGATCGGCGAGTTGAACGAGCACTGGATTCTGGCGTTGCGCAACGAGAGTGCCGAGGCCATGTTGACGCGCTACCGGGAAGTCCTGGCCCAACGTCGGGCCGCACTGCGGGAACTGAGCGAGGACGTGTGGAACGGCGTCACCGCCACACCGGCCGGACCGGACAGCTACGGCAGGTTCATGCGGATCCGGACGTTCGACTGCTGGATGCACGAACAGGACATCCGGCAGGCGGTGGGACGGCCGTCGTCCGATGCGGAGCTGGCCGGACCCGCGGCCCGGTTGGCGCTCGACGAGATCGCGGCCAGTATGGGTTTCGTGGTCGGCAAGCTCGGCAAGGCGCCGGACGGGTCCCGGGTGGCCATCGAGTTGACCGGGCCGATGGCGCGCGTCATCCGCGTCGCGGTCGAGGGACGCGCGGCGGTGGTCGATGAGTTCAACGCGGAACCCACGACGGTGATCCGGCTCGACGGACTGCAGTTCACCCGGCTGTGCGGCGGCCGACCACTGTGCGAGGCACGCTCCGACGCAATCGAATTTGACGGCGATGCGCAGGTGGGTCAACGCGTGGTGGACAACCTCAATTACGTGATCTGA
- a CDS encoding DNA polymerase domain-containing protein — protein MAAGEQRAGVDLTNLDQPLGPDAEATKRDLVDYLDAVADRLLPVLTDRPLTVLRALRGRAPFMQKNVPKYTPDWVATVAIWAEASKREIHYALCNDRRTLLWLANQRAIEYHPTLGLAADIYRPTHLVLDLDPPAGADFSAVVAVAHLVRRALADCGLAGAVKTSGSRGLHVFVPIDDSAPVDDVAAATRALAARAEALDPAIATTAFIVEDRAGKVFVDATRAGGATVAAVYSPRLRAGTPVSFPVAWSDLDRIAPGDFTLHTALDALGGRDPWAESMPAPQALPKEVIEHGRTIPVARVAAMHEGKRRARARRGTVGG, from the coding sequence ATGGCCGCGGGAGAGCAGCGCGCAGGCGTCGACCTGACCAACCTGGATCAACCGCTGGGCCCGGACGCCGAGGCCACGAAACGCGACCTGGTGGATTACCTCGACGCCGTCGCCGATCGCCTGCTGCCGGTGCTGACCGACCGACCGCTGACGGTGCTGCGGGCACTGCGGGGGCGCGCCCCGTTCATGCAGAAGAACGTCCCGAAGTACACCCCGGACTGGGTGGCCACGGTGGCGATCTGGGCGGAGGCCTCCAAGCGCGAGATCCACTACGCCCTCTGCAACGACCGGCGCACTCTGCTGTGGCTGGCCAATCAGCGGGCCATCGAGTACCACCCGACGCTGGGCCTGGCCGCCGACATCTACCGGCCGACGCATCTGGTGCTCGATCTGGACCCGCCGGCCGGCGCCGATTTCTCCGCCGTGGTGGCGGTCGCGCACCTGGTGCGGCGGGCGCTCGCCGACTGCGGGTTGGCCGGCGCCGTCAAGACCAGTGGTTCCAGGGGCCTGCACGTCTTCGTTCCGATCGACGACAGCGCCCCGGTCGACGACGTGGCCGCGGCCACGCGCGCCCTGGCGGCCCGCGCGGAAGCACTCGATCCCGCGATCGCGACCACCGCGTTCATCGTCGAGGATCGCGCCGGGAAGGTGTTCGTGGACGCCACTCGTGCCGGTGGCGCGACCGTGGCGGCCGTGTACAGCCCACGGCTGCGGGCGGGCACCCCGGTGTCGTTTCCGGTGGCATGGTCGGACCTCGACCGGATCGCGCCGGGCGACTTCACGCTGCACACCGCCCTCGATGCGCTGGGCGGGCGCGATCCGTGGGCCGAGTCGATGCCCGCTCCGCAGGCGCTACCGAAAGAGGTGATCGAGCACGGTCGCACCATTCCGGTCGCCCGCGTCGCCGCAATGCACGAAGGCAAGCGTCGCGCGCGCGCCCGGCGCGGTACGGTCGGCGGATGA
- a CDS encoding proteasome protein produces the protein MTVVLAIRCVNGIVLASDSQITDPGRGLSYPAQKLHPLGAHAAWGGSGSRAALYDIEQVFNDEADAIIEEKNLGHALQARVLPILKHHYENFISEVPGQEAAGTPATYILAAGYAGEVPFIVDLDPNGLVAHHEETGFQAIGSGAPMAQQAHALLSHFRMTEREIDYGVVAALRVLDALDATSPSVGGPMDLCRITPEGAHHLSPKEVDGIRRQVGRWVELEHQALDRLFDGK, from the coding sequence ATGACCGTCGTCTTGGCAATTCGGTGCGTGAACGGGATCGTCCTGGCGTCCGACTCTCAGATCACCGACCCCGGTCGCGGTTTGAGTTACCCGGCGCAGAAACTGCATCCGCTCGGCGCACACGCGGCGTGGGGCGGCAGCGGATCCCGCGCGGCGCTCTACGACATCGAACAGGTCTTCAACGACGAGGCCGACGCCATCATCGAGGAGAAGAACCTCGGGCACGCCCTGCAGGCCAGGGTGCTGCCGATCCTCAAACACCACTACGAGAACTTCATCTCCGAGGTGCCGGGCCAGGAGGCGGCGGGCACCCCCGCGACCTACATCCTGGCCGCCGGCTACGCCGGTGAGGTGCCGTTCATCGTGGACCTCGACCCGAACGGGCTCGTCGCACACCACGAGGAGACGGGTTTCCAGGCCATCGGGAGCGGCGCGCCGATGGCCCAGCAGGCGCACGCGCTGCTGTCCCATTTCCGGATGACCGAACGCGAGATCGATTACGGCGTGGTGGCCGCGCTCCGCGTGCTCGACGCGCTCGATGCGACCTCTCCGAGCGTGGGCGGCCCGATGGATCTGTGCCGGATCACCCCGGAGGGCGCGCACCATCTGTCACCGAAAGAGGTCGACGGTATACGGCGGCAGGTGGGTCGCTGGGTCGAACTCGAGCACCAGGCCCTCGATCGACTCTTCGACGGCAAGTAG
- the smpB gene encoding SsrA-binding protein SmpB has protein sequence MAKSKKNDSAKALGHKVVASNRKARHHYAILETFEAGVVLQGTEVKSLREGQASLADAFATVDDGEIWLRNLHIPEYVQGTWTNHAPRRNRKLLLHRRQIDTLVGKIRDGNLTLVPLSLYFIDGKVKVELALARGKQAHDKRQDLARRDADREIIRELGRRAKGMP, from the coding sequence ATGGCCAAGAGCAAGAAGAACGACAGCGCGAAGGCGCTGGGCCACAAGGTTGTCGCGAGCAATCGCAAGGCTCGGCACCACTACGCGATCCTCGAAACCTTCGAGGCCGGCGTGGTCCTGCAGGGCACCGAGGTGAAGAGCCTGCGCGAGGGCCAGGCCTCGCTGGCCGATGCGTTCGCCACCGTCGACGACGGTGAGATCTGGCTGCGCAATCTGCACATCCCGGAGTACGTGCAGGGCACCTGGACCAACCACGCCCCGCGGCGCAACCGCAAGCTGTTGTTGCACCGCAGACAGATCGACACCTTGGTGGGCAAGATCCGCGACGGCAACCTCACCCTGGTCCCGTTGTCGCTGTACTTCATCGACGGCAAGGTCAAGGTGGAGTTGGCGCTGGCCCGCGGTAAGCAGGCGCACGACAAGCGCCAGGATTTGGCCCGTCGGGATGCCGATCGCGAGATCATCCGCGAACTCGGGCGGCGCGCGAAGGGAATGCCCTAG